From the Sphingomonas brevis genome, the window GCGCCCTGTGCGCGCTCGCGACCCTTTCGGCCAGCCAGGCGGAAGTCGCCCCAACGCCCGCTGCATCGCAGAAACTCGCCAAGGCGCTGGAAGGCCGGACGGCGGGTCAGCCGGTCAACTGCATCCAGAATATTCGCGGCCAGGCCAAGATGCGGGTGATCGACGACTGGACAATCTTGTTCCGCGATCAGAGCACAATCTACGTGCAGAAGCCGCGGAGCGAATGTGTTGGGATTGAAGATGGCAAATACGCCCTGGTGACGCGCAAATTCGGCAGCGGAGAGATTTGTTCGGGCGACATCAACCAGCTGGTCGATGTGGGAACGGGTTTCCAGGCCGGTCACTGCACCTTTGGGGAGTTTGTCCCATACCGCCGGATCAAATAGCCTGCTGAAGGACTGCTATGTCGCAATTTGCCAAGATGTTGGTCGGACTCGCCGGTGCGGCCCTGGTTGCATCATGTTCCGCTCCGGCAGGCCAACAAACCCGTAGCCCGGAGGCCGAGCAGGAATTATCCAAGGCGCTGGCCGGACGGACGGCCGGAAAGCCGGTGAGTTGCATCGGCAACTTTCGAACGTCCGACATGCAGATAATCGACGATTGGACGATCCTGTTTCGGGAAGGCCGGACGGTTTACGTCCAAAACCCGCATGGCGGTTGCCCCGGCATTTCCAGCGGCAGCAATACGCTGGTGAGCCGGCTTTACGGCACGAACCGGCTATGCAGCGGCGATATTAATCACACCGTCGACCTGCACACCGGCATCGGTGGCGGGTCCTGCGTATTCTCCGCTTTCGTGCCCTATACAAAGACGGGCGGCTAGGCCGCGCCAACCAATGGAGTCACGCCGATGAAAGTGCCGATGATGGCGGGAATCATGCTGTCCGGAATTGCCGTGTCATCCTGTTCGACCGCGCCAGCCGAACAATCATCCCGCAGCCCCGAGGCTTCCCAGAAGCTTACTGACGCGCTGGCCGGCCGAGTTGCCGGAACGCCGCAGCGTTGCATCAGCAATTTCCCGACGGCGGAAATGCGCGTGATCGACGATTTCACGATCCTCTATACCGAGGGTGGACGAAGCACCGTCTACGTCCAGAATCCGCGCGGCGGCTGCCCGGGCCTTGCGAGCGGTTCGCGAACGCTGGTCGCGCGCCAGGTCGGCACCAGCCAGATGTGCGATGGCGACATCAACGAGTTGATCGACCTGCAATCGCGGACCAGTGGCGGTGCCTGCGTGTTCGGCCCGTTTGTCCCTTACACCAAGTCGAAGGGCTAGAAAGGTGCGACACGGCTGTCCCCCGGACAGCCACGTCGGCTACCTTTTGTAGAGCGCGTCCAGCCGTTCGCCATAAACCCCGCCAATCACGTGCCGGCGGATCTTCAGCGAGGGCGTCAACTGTTCATTCTCGACCGAAAAGGCCTCGTCGGCGAGGATGAAGCGGCGCACCTTCTCGATGACATTGAGATCGGCATTGACCCGGTCGACCGCCTTGCTGAGCGCGCGCTGCATCCCCTCGGGATCGTCCTGGAACCCCTTCAACTCCTCGGGGTCGGGAACCAGGAGGGCGACCAGGTGGGGTTGGCGGTCACCGTAGACCATCGCCTGCAGGATTTCAGGCTGCAAAGTGAGCATGCCCTCGACGCGCTGAGGAGAGACGTTATCGCCCTTGTCGTTGACGATCAGGTCCTTCTTTCGGTCGGTGATAACGATCCGGCCCTTGTCGTCGAGATGGCCGACGTCGCCGGTCGCGAGCCATCCGTCCTTCAGGACGCGCTCGCTTTCCTCGATATTGTGCCAATAGCCCTGCATCACCTGCTCGCCGCGGACCATGATCTCGCCGTCCTTGGCAATGCGGACCTCGGTGTTCTTGAGTGGTGGGCCGACGGTTTCCATTCGGATGCCGGCCGTTGGGCGGTTGCAGCTGACCACCGGCCCGGCCTCGGTCTGGCCGTAGCCTTGCAACATCGGCAGGCCCATCGCCTGGAAGAACAAGCCGACGTCAGGATTGAGCGGCGCCCCGCCTGACACCATCGCCTTCATCCGGCCGCCGAACTTCTTGCGGACCTTGCGCCTCAGGGTCAGCGACAGGATGCCATCCATCGGCAGGTCCCAGGGCACCGATCGTCCGGAGTAGCGCTTGGATTCGATGCTCATCGCGCGGCCCATCATATAGGCAGGTATCCCGCCGTCCTTTTCGACCTGCTTCAGGATTTTGGCGCGAAGCATCTCAAACAGGCGCGGCACGACGACCATGATCGTCGGGCGCACTTCCTCGATATTCGCAGCAAGCTTTTCGAGGCTCTCGGCGTAATAGATTTCGGCGCCAAGCGAGATCGGGAAATGCTGGCCGCCGGTATGCTCGTAGGCATGGGACGCCGGAAGAAACGACAGGAATATCTCGTCGTCCCAACCGAAATCGTTGGCGATGACATCGGTGCACCCCTCGGCATTGTGGAGGATCATGCCGTGGTGCTGCATCACCCCGCGCGGAGCGCCGCCGGTACCGCTGGTGTAGATGATGCAGGCGAGGTCCTCGCGCGTCACGGCCGCCATGCGCCTTTCAAGCTCGGCGATGTCGGACCCTCCGGCGATCAGGTCATGCCAATGGTGGAAGTGCGCGACGTCCGGAGACTGGCCGGTGATGATGTCGTCGATCGAAATGACGTGGCGGCATTCCGACGCGAACAGCACGGCGGGCAGCAGATTCTTGGCCAGCTTCTGGGTCGAAACGATCACCGCGCTGGCGCCGCTATTGGCGAGGATATGCTGGTGATCGCGGGTAGTGTTGGTGATGTAGGTCGGCACGGTGACGCAGCCGGCGGCCATGATGCCGAGATCCGCGACCAGCCATTCGGGCCGGTTTTCACTGACCAGCATCACCCGGTCGCCGGGCTTCAATCCCATTCTGCGCAGGCTGTCGGCAAGTGCCGCCACATGGCGCGCGGCCTCGGCATAGCTGATCGACTGCCACTTGCCGTCCACTTTCCTCGACAGGAATGGGCGGCCGCTCCTTTCGCGCGCCCTCGTCAGGAACATGGTGACGAGGTTTGGAAACTTCTCCAGCTCCGTCTTCGACCTTTCGGCCATCGCTCTCCCCTATTGCTGGACGGCTGCACCTTCGCTGCGCGGATCGGCGGCGCCGACCCAATGGCCGTTCTTCCACTCCAGGGCATTGGCCTTGAGGTACAGGTCGCCGACCTGAATGTCGGAGTGGCCCAATGCACGGAGCCCCGGCGTGATCGCGTCGAGGGCATTGCCCCGCTCGATATAGACCGTGGTGCCGCCGGGTGCGTAAACCAGCGGAAGTGCGATCGCGTCCTGCGCCGGCAAATTCCAATCGATTACGCCGACGATCGCCTTGGCGACCTGGGCAATGATCGTCGAGCCGCCAGCCGCGCCGATCGCCAGCCGAACCTTGCCGTCAGGCGCGAAAACGATGGTCGGCGACATGGAGCTGCGCGGCCGCTTTCCCGCTTCGACCCGGTTGGCGGTCGGAGCGCCGTCCTTGTCGGGGACGATGTTGAAGTCGGTCAGCTCATTGTTGAGGTAATAGCCGTTGACCATCAGGCCGGAGCCATAGCTGCTCTCGATGGTCGAGGTGAGGCTGGCGACATTGCCGGCGGCGTCGGCGGCGACAAAGTGAGACGTGCCATGCTCAGCCTGCTCCGCAGCCGAGGCCAGTTGCGGGGCGCCCGCCGGCGTTCCGGCGCTGACCGACGCCATTGTCGCGTCCGCCGAGATCAATGCCGATCGTTGGCCCAGATATTGCGCATCGGTGAGGCCGGCGACCGGAACCCGGACGAAGTCGGCATCGCCGAGGTAGCGGGCGCGATCGGCATAGGCGAGCCGCATCGATTCAATGAACAGATGCCAGCTGGCGGGATTATCCTTGCCAAGCGCTTTCAGGTCGAAGCGCTCGAGCTGCTTGAGGATCGCGAACACCGTCGTCGCACCTGACGAGGGCGGCCCCATGCCGCAGATGCGATAACTGCGATAAGTCCCGCAGACAGGTGCCCGCTGCTTGGCATCATAGGCGGCAATGTCGCCAACCGTCATTGGCGCCGCGTTGCGCGGAGCGCCGGCTACGGCCGCGGCGATCGCCTGTGCGTTGGGGCCGACATAGAAGCTGTCAGGCCCCTGCTCCGAGAGCTGGGTCAGGAAGCGCGCAAAGGCCGGATTGGTGATACGCGTACCGACCGGCTTCGGGCTTCCGTCGGGAAGGTAGTAAATCGCCCGCCCCTCGGCGGTCAGCGCTCCGGTTTCGGCATCTCCGGCGAGCATCCGCCGGCCGCGCGGCGAGAGGATATAGCCTTCGCCGGCAAGGCGTATGGCCGGACCGAACAGCGCCTTCCACGGCAATTTGCCATGGCGGGCATGGGCCAGCGCCATCATCCGCACATTGCCCGGAACGCCGACGCTGCGGCCGCCGGGGATGGCTTGTTCGATCGGCAAAGGCTTGCCGTCGGCATAGAACCAGGTTGGAGTCGCCGCCATCGGCGCCTCTTCGCGCCCGTCGAATGTATCGACTGCGCCGCCCGCGTCGCTATGAACCAGAAAGCCGCCGCCGCCGATGCCCGAGCTTTGCGGTTCGACCACGTTCAACGCCAGAAGCGTCGCCAGCGCGGCGTCGGTCGCGCTGCCACCCTGGCGCAAAATCTCGGCTCCAGCCTCCGCCGCCCGCGGGTCGGCGGCGCTGACCATGCCCGGGACGAGCGCCGGCGGATTAGCGGATGGGGTGGTGGCGACAGTGGTGCAGGCGCCGAGCGCCAGGGCAGCCAATAGGGTCCAGGAACGGGCAATCATCGGCGTTGGGCTAGCCGCTTCCCACTGCCTCCGCAATGCTGCTCATTCCAGCGCGATTGAGGCGTTCAACCAAGCCGTCTGCGATGCGCCGGGCGATGCCGGGGCCCTCATAGACCATCGCCGAATAGAGCTGGACGAGCGACGCGCCAGCGCGGATCCGTTCCCACGCGTCGTCGGCCGTAGCGATGCCGCCAACCCCGATCAGTGGAATTGCACCGCCGCTGGCCGCGCGGAACCGGCGCAGCGCGCCGAGTGCCAGCGACTTGAGGGGATCGCCGGAAAGTCCCCCACCCTCGCCGCGATATTTCGATAGCAATGGCGGGCGCGAAATGGTCGTGTTGGCAATGATGATCGCATCCATTCCATGCTGGATCGCGATGCGGACGATCTGGTCGGGCTCATGCTCGCCAAGGTCTGGCGCTACCTTCAGGAAGATTGGCGGCCCGC encodes:
- a CDS encoding AMP-dependent synthetase/ligase; this translates as MAERSKTELEKFPNLVTMFLTRARERSGRPFLSRKVDGKWQSISYAEAARHVAALADSLRRMGLKPGDRVMLVSENRPEWLVADLGIMAAGCVTVPTYITNTTRDHQHILANSGASAVIVSTQKLAKNLLPAVLFASECRHVISIDDIITGQSPDVAHFHHWHDLIAGGSDIAELERRMAAVTREDLACIIYTSGTGGAPRGVMQHHGMILHNAEGCTDVIANDFGWDDEIFLSFLPASHAYEHTGGQHFPISLGAEIYYAESLEKLAANIEEVRPTIMVVVPRLFEMLRAKILKQVEKDGGIPAYMMGRAMSIESKRYSGRSVPWDLPMDGILSLTLRRKVRKKFGGRMKAMVSGGAPLNPDVGLFFQAMGLPMLQGYGQTEAGPVVSCNRPTAGIRMETVGPPLKNTEVRIAKDGEIMVRGEQVMQGYWHNIEESERVLKDGWLATGDVGHLDDKGRIVITDRKKDLIVNDKGDNVSPQRVEGMLTLQPEILQAMVYGDRQPHLVALLVPDPEELKGFQDDPEGMQRALSKAVDRVNADLNVIEKVRRFILADEAFSVENEQLTPSLKIRRHVIGGVYGERLDALYKR
- the ggt gene encoding gamma-glutamyltransferase, with amino-acid sequence MIARSWTLLAALALGACTTVATTPSANPPALVPGMVSAADPRAAEAGAEILRQGGSATDAALATLLALNVVEPQSSGIGGGGFLVHSDAGGAVDTFDGREEAPMAATPTWFYADGKPLPIEQAIPGGRSVGVPGNVRMMALAHARHGKLPWKALFGPAIRLAGEGYILSPRGRRMLAGDAETGALTAEGRAIYYLPDGSPKPVGTRITNPAFARFLTQLSEQGPDSFYVGPNAQAIAAAVAGAPRNAAPMTVGDIAAYDAKQRAPVCGTYRSYRICGMGPPSSGATTVFAILKQLERFDLKALGKDNPASWHLFIESMRLAYADRARYLGDADFVRVPVAGLTDAQYLGQRSALISADATMASVSAGTPAGAPQLASAAEQAEHGTSHFVAADAAGNVASLTSTIESSYGSGLMVNGYYLNNELTDFNIVPDKDGAPTANRVEAGKRPRSSMSPTIVFAPDGKVRLAIGAAGGSTIIAQVAKAIVGVIDWNLPAQDAIALPLVYAPGGTTVYIERGNALDAITPGLRALGHSDIQVGDLYLKANALEWKNGHWVGAADPRSEGAAVQQ